Proteins encoded together in one Triticum dicoccoides isolate Atlit2015 ecotype Zavitan chromosome 7B, WEW_v2.0, whole genome shotgun sequence window:
- the LOC119341923 gene encoding NAC domain-containing protein 75-like has protein sequence MDDGATATAGGGTSSGGHHLIGSRIEEHRKYMSDSSCCPRCGHKIDQKLDWVGLPAGVKFDPTDQELIEHLEAKVQSGGTAAVAAPSHPLIDEFIPTIEGEDGICYTHPEKLPGVSKDGLSRHFFHRPSKAYTTGTRKRRKIQPPAIVDASTLSSAGSAAAGAAHQQQQQQQRSETRWHKTGKTRPVAVGGRQRGCKKILVLYTNFGKHRKPEKTNWVMHQYHLGESEEEREGELVVSKIFYQTQPRQCGVGDGASASVPSSTGRSAVQKRRVDSAGTSPAVRMTPSDMVNAAFQGTTHIQDFSFAQFRNTVEEVGMGGSDHQVVQVRADEGVLHRPAALHHQLQQHQQQQRHHVVDEHDHRRHHHHYPGLQQEHHRSSTAAFQVSTPTDPIATLIPVHQGSVVLTAPTAEPYGHGAPSYHNQEDERPHQTRKFDGRSTSGLEEVIMGCTSRRSKGGETSGSKEGTEWQYPSFWPSDNQDHHG, from the exons ATGGACGATGGTGCAACGGCAACGGCAGGAGGAGGAACAAGCAGCGGCGGCCACCACCTCATCGGATCGAGGATTGAGGAGCACCGCAAGTACATGTCGGACTCGAGCTGCTGTCCCAGGTGCGGCCACAAGATCGACCAGAAGCTG GATTGGGTGGGGCTCCCGGCTGGGGTGAAATTCGACCCGACGGATCAGGAACTGATCGAGCATCTGGAGGCGAAAGTCCAGTCCGGcggcacggcggcggtggcggccccgTCTCACCCTCTCATCGACGAGTTCATACCCACCATTGAGGGGGAGGATGGAATCTGTTACACCCACCCAGAAAAACTGCCAG GTGTGTCCAAGGACGGTCTGAGCAGGCACTTCTTCCACCGGCCATCCAAGGCTTACACCACCGGCACCCGCAAGCGCCGGAAGATCCAGCCGCCGGCAATTGTAGACGCTTCCACTCTCTCCTCCGCCGGATCAGCGGCTGCGGGTGCAGcacaccagcagcagcaacagcagcagcggaGCGAGACGCGGTGGCACAAGACTGGCAAGACGCGGCCGGTGGCTGTGGGCGGCCGACAGAGGGGGTGCAAGAAGATTTTGGTGCTCTACACCAACTTCGGCAAGCACCGAAAGCCCGAgaagaccaactgggtgatgcaccagtatcacctCGGTGAGTCTGAGGAAGAGCGCGAGGGCGAGCTCGTTGTCTCTAAGATCTTCTACCAGACGCAGCCGAGGCAGTGCGGCGTCGGGGATGGAGCCTCGGCATCAGTACCATCTAGCACTGGcaggtccgccgtgcagaagaggagGGTCGACAGTGCAGGCACATCACCGGCGGTGCGCATGACCCCGTCTGACATGGTCAACGCCGCATTCCAGGGCACCACACACATCCAGGACTTTAGCTTCGCGCAGTTCAGAAACACCGTCGAGGAG GTGGGAATGGGAGGATCAGATCACCAAGTGGTGCAAGTTAGGGCTGACGAGGGAGTGTTGCATCGTCCTGCAGCGCTTCACCATCAGCTCCAGCAGCACCAACAGCAGCAGCGGCATCACGTCGTGGATGAGCACGATcaccggcgccaccaccaccactacccCGGCCTCCAACAGGAGCACCACCGCTCGTCGACAGCGGCGTTCCAAGTAAGCACACCGACGGACCCCATTGCCACACTGATTCCGGTCCACCAGGGCTCGGTTGTGCTTACGGCGCCGACAGCGGAGCCCTACGGTCATGGGGCACCGAGCTACCATAATCAG GAGGATGAGCGGCCACACCAAACGCGAAAGTTCGATGGACGGTCGACTTCTGGCCTCGAAGAGGTGATCATGGGATGTACATCGAGAAGGTCCAAAGGAGGA GAAACATCAGGGAGCAAGGAGGGCACAGAATGGCAGTACCCATCCTTCTGGCCTTCTGACAACCAGGATCATCATGGGTGA